Within the Opitutaceae bacterium TAV5 genome, the region AGTTCGAGAATCTCTCGCCTGCGCACCTGACTGGGTTTGTTGCCTGTTGAAATGTTCACGTTTGCCCACATGCTGAGAACTTCTCATATTTTTGCAATCTTGGTAAGTGGCAGGCCTGAAAAATGAGAAATCGCCTGGAGCTACAGAACCGTCGAGACTGATTTTTTGATGAACTCTAATGCCTGGGATGGCAGGCTGCTGTCGCCGACAAAGGTGTCGATGTCCCTCCACTCGCAAATTTTGAACAAAGCCTCGCGACCGAATTTGGAACTGTCGGCGAGAAAAACCCCCTTGCAGCGTTCCATCAGGCGCTTGAGAAAGGCGGCATGGTCTTCGTGGAACGTGAACGCTCCACTGGCAGTAAAGCCCACTGCCGAAAAGAAGACCTTGTTGATGCGCAATGCCTCGACGGTTTGCATGGCGATTCCTCCGAGGAACGAGTGCAATTGGGCATGGTAGATACCACCAATCTGGATCAACGTGATGGATGGAGGAAAAGAGGGGAATTCGTTGATGACCGGTCCGGAGTTGGTGATGACGGTCAAACGCTTTTGTCTCAGCCCAGTCACCTCGCGCGCCAGATGCAGAACCGTTGTAGAGGAGTCGAAAAACACCACGTCATCCTCCTCCAGCAAGGCCAGTGCCTTGCGTGCTATTTCCTTTTTTGCCTTGAGTTGCCGGTGTAAACGAATCTCGAAATTGTCGGTAGCTGGCTGTTGTTTGGCGGCAGAACCGGGCCGAAATTTGATTCCACCATGAGTTTTGCTGGCCTGCTGGGTTTTAACCAGCGCATCGACATCCCGATAGATGGTCGGCACAGACACCCCGAACCGCTCCGTTAACTCGACAATGGTGCAGTGCTCGCGTTCTCCGAGCAACTTGAGGATCTCCTTTCTGCGTAACTGGCTGGGTTTGGTGACTGACGAAATGCTCATACTTGGCGTGAGGCTGGTGAGTTGGTGGCTTTGTCGCAACATCCATCATAAATTGTAAAACAGCGGTCACTTGGATTATCCATCCTATTTACTATAA harbors:
- a CDS encoding DeoR family transcriptional regulator, with the protein product MLRQSHQLTSLTPSMSISSVTKPSQLRRKEILKLLGEREHCTIVELTERFGVSVPTIYRDVDALVKTQQASKTHGGIKFRPGSAAKQQPATDNFEIRLHRQLKAKKEIARKALALLEEDDVVFFDSSTTVLHLAREVTGLRQKRLTVITNSGPVINEFPSFPPSITLIQIGGIYHAQLHSFLGGIAMQTVEALRINKVFFSAVGFTASGAFTFHEDHAAFLKRLMERCKGVFLADSSKFGREALFKICEWRDIDTFVGDSSLPSQALEFIKKSVSTVL